The genomic window AGAAAGCGCAATGAATATCGTAGAAGCCGGATCAGTAATGTACCTGCTGTCTATACTGACCTGTGTTATGCTTCTCTGTTTCTGTGCAACCGGTTTTGCACAGCCGAAAATGTTCGCTAAAGATTCCAGATTGTAGTTCATGGATCAGAGGTCAAAACCAATATCTCTCCTGAAATATTTTCCTTCAAAATGAACCGAGGCAGCTAGTTCATTGGCTTTGAGCAGAGCATCAGCTTGGCTGACTCCCAATCCGGTGGCTGCAAATACTCTGCCCCCAGCGGTTTTGATACCATGGTTATCCTGGATCGTTCCGGAATGAAAGAGGATTTGCGAGCGATCTAGCATTGATGGCAGATGCACGGATTTTCCCTTTTCAAATGCAGCAGGATAACCCTGTGATGCAAGTACTATGGTAGTCGCAAATTGCTTTGAAATTTTGGCCATTGTTCCTGAAAGTGTTCCTTCGGTTGCTGCCAAAAATAGTGTAAGAAGATCCGTCTCGAGACGAGGTAAAATCACCTCAGTCTCAGGGTCTCCCAATCTCACGTTGTATTCAATGACAAAGGGATCTCCTTTCACATTGATTAAACCAAAAAAAACAATACCACAGTAGGGTATATTCTCTTTTCGCAATCCATTGATTGTAGGAACGACGATGCGACTCAGCACCTTGGACATCAGCTCATCATTGACAAAATGCACCGGTGACACTGCGCCCATACCTCCTGTATTTGGACCAGTGTCGCCTTCACCAATCCTTTTATAATCTTTTGCTTCCGGCAATAGCACAAAATCCTTCCCATCAGTGAGCGCAAACAC from Saprospiraceae bacterium includes these protein-coding regions:
- the purD gene encoding phosphoribosylamine--glycine ligase — its product is MKKSVLLLGSGGREHAIARSLNQSPHLSSLFVMPGNPGTASLGTNISIAADDVAAIVDWIRLNHVDLVICGPEAPLANGLMDEIRAAFPQQKIGLIGPGKAGALLESSKSYAKSFMARHQIPTAAYSAFQSHQMNDVLQFIHRLQPPIVLKADGLAAGKGVVICPDHGSAIQEAGEMLSGKFGSASSTLVIEEFLHGIEFSVFALTDGKDFVLLPEAKDYKRIGEGDTGPNTGGMGAVSPVHFVNDELMSKVLSRIVVPTINGLRKENIPYCGIVFFGLINVKGDPFVIEYNVRLGDPETEVILPRLETDLLTLFLAATEGTLSGTMAKISKQFATTIVLASQGYPAAFEKGKSVHLPSMLDRSQILFHSGTIQDNHGIKTAGGRVFAATGLGVSQADALLKANELAASVHFEGKYFRRDIGFDL